Proteins encoded in a region of the Gemmatimonadota bacterium genome:
- a CDS encoding LemA family protein — MNGRWLLIPLVLSLSGCGFNRIQSLDEQVGQMRANIETELMRRNDLIPNLVATVDEAAEFQQETFTQVAQARAGLAQASEQMAQGVDAQVDPNELGRLSADVARNMRLFINVAVEAYPDLTANENFRALQDELTETENRISVARQDYNEAVQVHNTFIRQFPQVVTAKVIGADRHQSFEAPEEAREAPTVDFGN, encoded by the coding sequence ATGAACGGTCGATGGCTCCTGATCCCGCTGGTCCTCTCGCTGTCCGGCTGTGGCTTCAATCGCATCCAGTCGCTCGACGAACAGGTCGGCCAGATGCGGGCGAACATCGAGACCGAGTTGATGCGCAGGAACGACCTCATCCCGAACCTGGTCGCCACCGTCGACGAGGCCGCGGAGTTCCAGCAGGAAACGTTCACGCAGGTCGCCCAGGCGCGAGCCGGGCTGGCCCAGGCCAGCGAACAGATGGCGCAGGGCGTGGACGCGCAGGTGGATCCCAACGAATTGGGGCGGCTGTCGGCCGACGTCGCGCGCAACATGCGCCTGTTCATCAACGTAGCGGTGGAAGCCTATCCCGATCTCACCGCCAACGAGAACTTCCGTGCGCTGCAGGATGAGCTGACCGAAACCGAGAACCGGATCAGCGTCGCGCGCCAGGACTACAACGAGGCCGTCCAGGTGCACAACACGTTCATCCGGCAGTTCCCGCAGGTCGTCACGGCCAAGGTCATCGGCGCGGACCGGCACCAGTCCTTCGAAGCTCCCGAAGAGGCGAGGGAAGCGCCGACGGTCGACTTCGGCAACTGA
- the ccmA gene encoding heme ABC exporter ATP-binding protein CcmA translates to MRPDQATPSTPPALVLRGVARRFERHWALRGVDLTVRSGESIALAGPNGSGKTTLLRIAATLIRPTRGAGEVCGHDLVLGADAARRNVGLLAHRTGLYEDLSARQNLSFAARMLGLGPRPASLAVVLDRVGLSAHADRRVRGFSSGMRRRLALGRLLLAPPRLLLLDEPFASFDAAGLELLEGVTRELSEAGSSVVVATHDLVRASRIVDRVVYLKRGRVVPSNPAGSARGLPATVAR, encoded by the coding sequence TTGAGACCTGACCAGGCCACGCCTTCGACGCCTCCCGCGCTCGTGCTGCGGGGCGTCGCCCGTCGCTTCGAGCGCCACTGGGCGCTGCGCGGGGTGGACCTGACCGTCCGCTCCGGAGAGTCGATCGCGCTCGCGGGCCCGAACGGCAGCGGCAAGACCACGCTGCTGCGCATCGCCGCGACGCTGATTCGCCCCACGCGGGGAGCGGGCGAGGTGTGCGGCCACGACCTGGTTCTCGGCGCGGACGCGGCGCGCCGAAACGTGGGACTGCTCGCTCATCGTACCGGCCTGTACGAGGATCTTTCCGCCCGGCAGAACCTGAGCTTCGCGGCGAGGATGCTCGGCCTGGGCCCGCGCCCGGCAAGCCTGGCCGTCGTTCTCGACAGGGTCGGCCTGTCAGCCCACGCTGATCGCAGGGTCCGGGGGTTCTCCTCGGGCATGCGCCGCAGGCTCGCGCTGGGACGGCTGCTGCTCGCGCCGCCCCGGCTGCTGCTGCTCGACGAACCCTTCGCCAGCTTCGACGCCGCCGGCCTGGAGCTCCTCGAAGGTGTGACGCGCGAGCTCTCCGAGGCTGGCAGCTCGGTCGTCGTGGCCACCCACGACCTGGTGAGGGCAAGCAGGATCGTCGACCGCGTGGTCTACCTGAAGAGAGGCCGGGTGGTACCGAGCAACCCGGCCGGCTCGGCGCGCGGCCTGCCCGCGACCGTGGCCCGTTGA
- a CDS encoding heme lyase CcmF/NrfE family subunit: MIRILGHSSIVAALLVAGYGVAAAVGGVRRGRADLLSSARVATYATFALLLAANLAMVYALVTHDFSVGYVAQVGNRSTPLFYTVISLWGALEGSILFWGLVLAGYSAAVVFLNRDRHGSLVPYATATLLVIGIFFYLLLLGPADPFTLVDPVPADGPGPNPLLQNHILMGIHPPLLYLGYVGLSVPFAFAIGALLSGRVEDGAWLRLTRRWTIAAWAFLSLAIMAGMWWSYEVLGWGGYWAWDPVENASFLPWLTATAFLHSAMVEERRGLLRMWNLSLIVATFLLTIFGTFLTRSGIVASVHAFAEGEIGYWFLGFIAVCLVFSLALLLGRSAALRSEGRLGGVATRETVFLFNNLLLTVFTFTVLLGTVYPLVAEAFRGVKVSVGAPFFNRMTLPLIVALLFLLGVGPALPWRAATREELKERFRVPTIAAVAALAFAVLVGTRNPYAFAAFAFAGWAGATNLQEFWRGARARMRAHGEGPATALVRLVRSGGRRYGGYVAHLGILMMAVGIAASSVFRVETERTLRPGETLEIEGYTLRFDGVSAREEPRRFVVWADMALLDAAGEPREVLRPRLNFYRTSDQPVTTPAVRERPHRDLYLVLMAFERDGSSVTIQALVQPLVVWIWIGGVVVALGALISLLTGRRRGKPGRLSRTDAIRLTRAPTAGAP; this comes from the coding sequence GTGATCCGCATCCTAGGTCACAGCAGCATCGTGGCGGCGTTGCTCGTCGCCGGCTACGGCGTGGCAGCGGCGGTGGGCGGCGTGCGCAGGGGCCGCGCGGACCTCCTGAGCAGCGCGCGCGTCGCCACCTACGCCACCTTCGCGCTGCTGCTGGCCGCCAACCTGGCGATGGTCTACGCGCTCGTGACGCACGACTTCAGCGTGGGCTACGTCGCGCAGGTCGGGAATCGCTCCACGCCGCTGTTCTACACGGTCATCTCGTTGTGGGGCGCGCTCGAGGGATCCATCCTCTTCTGGGGACTGGTCCTGGCGGGGTATTCGGCGGCGGTCGTGTTCCTGAACCGGGACCGGCACGGGTCGCTGGTGCCGTACGCCACGGCGACGCTACTCGTCATAGGCATCTTCTTCTACCTGCTCCTGCTGGGTCCCGCCGATCCGTTCACGCTGGTCGATCCCGTACCGGCCGATGGACCGGGGCCGAACCCGCTGCTGCAGAACCACATTCTCATGGGCATCCACCCGCCCCTGCTGTACCTGGGGTACGTGGGGTTGTCCGTGCCGTTCGCGTTCGCGATCGGGGCGCTTCTGAGCGGCAGGGTCGAGGACGGCGCGTGGCTGCGCCTGACCCGACGATGGACGATCGCTGCGTGGGCTTTTCTGTCGCTGGCGATCATGGCGGGCATGTGGTGGTCCTACGAGGTGCTGGGCTGGGGCGGCTACTGGGCCTGGGATCCCGTCGAGAACGCGTCCTTCCTGCCGTGGCTGACCGCGACGGCGTTCCTGCACTCGGCCATGGTGGAGGAGCGCCGCGGGCTGCTGCGCATGTGGAACCTGAGCCTCATCGTGGCGACGTTCCTGCTGACGATCTTCGGGACGTTTCTGACGCGCAGCGGTATCGTGGCGTCGGTCCACGCCTTCGCCGAAGGCGAGATAGGCTACTGGTTCCTGGGCTTCATCGCCGTTTGCCTGGTCTTCTCCCTGGCGCTGCTGCTCGGCCGCAGCGCGGCGCTCCGCTCCGAGGGGCGCCTGGGCGGAGTGGCGACCCGGGAGACCGTATTCCTGTTCAACAACCTGCTCCTCACGGTGTTCACGTTCACCGTGCTGCTCGGCACCGTGTATCCGCTGGTGGCCGAGGCGTTCCGGGGGGTCAAGGTCAGCGTGGGCGCGCCGTTCTTCAATCGCATGACGCTGCCGCTCATCGTCGCGCTGCTGTTCCTGCTCGGCGTCGGCCCCGCGTTGCCGTGGCGAGCCGCGACGCGCGAGGAGCTCAAGGAGCGGTTCCGGGTGCCGACGATCGCGGCGGTGGCGGCGCTGGCGTTTGCGGTTCTTGTCGGCACACGCAACCCCTACGCGTTCGCCGCGTTCGCGTTCGCCGGCTGGGCGGGCGCCACCAACCTCCAGGAGTTCTGGCGCGGGGCCAGGGCGCGGATGCGCGCTCACGGCGAAGGGCCCGCCACCGCGCTGGTTCGGCTCGTGCGCTCGGGCGGGCGGCGCTACGGCGGCTACGTCGCGCACCTGGGCATCCTCATGATGGCGGTGGGCATAGCGGCCTCATCGGTGTTCCGGGTCGAGACCGAGCGGACCCTGAGGCCCGGGGAGACGCTCGAGATAGAGGGCTACACGCTGCGCTTCGACGGCGTCTCGGCGCGCGAAGAGCCGAGGCGTTTCGTGGTGTGGGCCGACATGGCGCTCCTGGACGCGGCCGGCGAGCCGCGTGAGGTGCTCCGTCCGCGGCTGAACTTCTACCGCACCAGCGACCAGCCGGTCACCACGCCCGCGGTAAGGGAGCGGCCCCACCGGGACCTCTACCTCGTGCTGATGGCCTTCGAGCGCGACGGGTCGTCGGTCACGATCCAGGCGCTGGTGCAGCCGCTCGTGGTATGGATCTGGATCGGCGGCGTGGTGGTGGCCCTGGGCGCCTTGATCTCGCTCCTGACCGGCCGACGACGCGGCAAGCCGGGCCGGCTTTCGCGCACGGACGCGATTCGCCTCACCCGGGCGCCGACCGCGGGCGCGCCGTGA
- a CDS encoding heme exporter protein CcmB, translated as MSAHPSESGAGEISRILAVAWKDVLMEARSRANFAAVVGFAVLMLVLFGFALGPDSRALAQAAAGVLWLTVIFSSVLAFGRTYQLELEDGALDSLLMYPGDRRSLFLGKVIGALAFVFAVEAIVVPLAGILYGLPVLVALPDLLPIMVLGTIGIVALGTFYAGMASRVRAREVLLPLLLFPMLAPIVIAAVKATDVVLIGDAIAERVNWLGLLAGFDAIFLAAAYLLFGAVVED; from the coding sequence TTGAGCGCGCACCCCTCCGAATCCGGCGCCGGCGAGATCTCGCGTATCCTGGCGGTCGCATGGAAGGACGTCCTGATGGAGGCGCGTTCGCGCGCGAACTTCGCCGCGGTCGTGGGGTTCGCCGTGCTGATGCTCGTCCTGTTCGGGTTCGCGCTAGGGCCGGACTCGCGGGCGCTCGCCCAGGCGGCGGCCGGCGTCCTCTGGCTGACCGTGATCTTCAGCTCGGTGCTGGCGTTCGGGCGAACCTACCAGCTGGAACTCGAGGACGGGGCTCTGGACTCCCTCCTCATGTACCCGGGAGACCGGCGCTCGCTGTTCCTCGGGAAGGTGATCGGCGCGCTCGCGTTCGTGTTCGCCGTGGAGGCGATCGTGGTACCGCTGGCAGGCATTCTGTACGGGCTGCCTGTGTTGGTCGCACTGCCCGACCTGCTGCCGATCATGGTATTGGGCACGATCGGGATCGTGGCGCTCGGTACTTTCTACGCCGGCATGGCGAGCCGCGTCCGAGCCCGGGAGGTTCTGCTTCCCCTGCTGCTTTTTCCCATGCTCGCCCCCATTGTAATCGCCGCGGTCAAAGCGACCGACGTGGTGCTCATCGGCGACGCCATCGCCGAGCGCGTGAACTGGCTCGGCCTGCTCGCCGGATTCGACGCGATCTTCCTGGCGGCGGCGTACCTGCTATTCGGCGCCGTCGTAGAGGACTGA
- the ccmE gene encoding cytochrome c maturation protein CcmE has protein sequence MILERNRKRLTVVAGLVIILAGFSYLAWGGLGENLVYFVTPTELSERGDEGVDTPVRLGGMVTPGSVSWKADELDLRFQLTDGATSYDVKATGAPPQMFREGIGVVVEGSLQTDGEFHAHSLMVKHSNEYRAPAEGERPEDLYRELVGPDAG, from the coding sequence ATGATCCTCGAACGGAACCGAAAGCGGCTGACGGTGGTTGCGGGTCTCGTCATCATTCTGGCGGGTTTCAGCTACCTGGCTTGGGGCGGACTCGGGGAGAATCTGGTCTACTTCGTGACCCCCACGGAGCTGTCCGAACGCGGAGACGAAGGCGTGGACACTCCGGTACGCCTGGGCGGCATGGTCACGCCCGGCAGCGTGTCCTGGAAGGCCGACGAGCTGGACCTGCGATTTCAGCTCACGGACGGCGCCACCAGCTACGACGTGAAGGCGACCGGCGCTCCGCCCCAGATGTTTCGCGAGGGGATCGGCGTGGTCGTGGAGGGCAGCCTACAGACCGACGGCGAGTTCCACGCGCACAGCCTGATGGTCAAGCACTCCAACGAGTACCGCGCCCCCGCGGAGGGCGAGCGCCCGGAGGACCTCTACCGCGAGTTGGTCGGGCCGGATGCCGGCTAG
- a CDS encoding nucleotidyltransferase domain-containing protein → MTDPKETARRFVADVTGVWGDRLRSVVLHGSVARGDAIPGVSDINLLLLVDTIRMEDLAAAGPLARRWVELGNSPPMVLDAADWAHASDAFAMEVSDMLDHRDVLLGDDPLAGVSVSPDALRLQLETELRGAVVRLHEELMLSASEPDEVGALLLRALPSFQTYMRATLRVAGRPVPEEGDEVVREAARTVGGDPSAFLEARRSRRSGSAPDRSLSHPEVEGYYRLMERTVRYVDGLDRHRKTTLGEESEK, encoded by the coding sequence ATGACCGATCCGAAGGAAACCGCGCGCCGATTCGTGGCGGACGTGACCGGCGTCTGGGGAGACCGGCTGCGCTCGGTAGTGCTGCACGGCTCGGTGGCGCGCGGCGACGCGATACCGGGCGTGAGCGACATCAACCTCCTGCTCCTGGTGGACACGATCCGCATGGAGGACCTGGCCGCCGCGGGGCCGCTCGCGCGCCGCTGGGTGGAGCTGGGCAACAGCCCGCCCATGGTGCTGGATGCGGCCGACTGGGCCCACGCCTCCGACGCCTTCGCGATGGAGGTGTCCGACATGCTGGATCACCGCGACGTGCTGCTGGGCGACGACCCGCTGGCGGGAGTGAGCGTCTCCCCGGACGCTCTCCGCCTGCAGCTCGAAACCGAGCTGCGGGGCGCCGTGGTCCGACTGCACGAGGAACTCATGCTGTCGGCTTCCGAGCCCGACGAGGTGGGCGCGCTGCTGCTGCGCGCCCTGCCGTCCTTCCAGACGTACATGAGGGCGACGCTCAGGGTGGCCGGCAGGCCCGTCCCGGAGGAAGGGGATGAAGTGGTGCGGGAGGCCGCCCGCACGGTGGGCGGTGATCCGTCCGCCTTCCTGGAAGCACGCCGATCGCGCCGCTCCGGGTCGGCGCCCGATAGGAGCCTCTCCCACCCCGAGGTGGAGGGGTACTACCGGCTGATGGAACGGACGGTGCGTTACGTGGACGGCTTGGACCGTCATCGAAAAACGACCCTTGGAGAGGAATCCGAAAAATGA
- the ccsA gene encoding cytochrome c biogenesis protein CcsA, with translation MIPDNDTGAAAAAGPLLRRGPALALFGLAAAAFFAYAQWYGLNTGPERDMGHLQKILYVHVPSAWIAFLSFAVVFLAGVWYLATRSERADELGASAAEVGTLLNGLVLLQGMIWAKPSWGVWWTWDARLSSTLVLFLVFVSYLALRALVDDRERRARWSAVVGILGALGVPVVYMSVRWWRTLHQVQSTPSTMDPAFATGLRLNAFGVLFVGAFLVLLRRRVARMDAAVEAIADERALRGEVDHVG, from the coding sequence TTGATCCCGGACAACGACACAGGAGCGGCGGCTGCCGCCGGGCCGCTGCTGCGGCGGGGACCGGCGCTCGCCCTATTCGGCCTGGCCGCGGCGGCGTTCTTCGCTTACGCGCAGTGGTACGGCCTGAACACCGGTCCCGAGCGGGACATGGGGCACCTGCAGAAGATCCTGTACGTGCACGTGCCGTCCGCCTGGATCGCCTTCCTCTCTTTCGCCGTCGTGTTTCTCGCCGGGGTTTGGTACCTGGCGACGCGCAGCGAGCGCGCCGACGAGCTGGGCGCTTCGGCCGCCGAGGTCGGCACGCTCCTGAACGGACTGGTGCTTCTCCAGGGCATGATCTGGGCGAAGCCCAGTTGGGGAGTATGGTGGACGTGGGACGCGCGGCTCTCCTCCACGTTGGTGCTGTTTCTGGTGTTCGTCAGCTATCTGGCGCTGCGGGCGCTGGTGGACGACCGCGAGCGGCGGGCACGCTGGAGCGCGGTGGTCGGCATACTCGGGGCGTTGGGCGTTCCGGTCGTCTACATGTCCGTGCGCTGGTGGCGCACGCTGCACCAGGTGCAGTCCACTCCGTCCACCATGGACCCGGCGTTCGCCACCGGGCTGCGGCTCAACGCCTTCGGCGTCCTGTTCGTGGGCGCCTTTCTCGTGCTCCTCAGACGCCGTGTCGCGCGCATGGACGCGGCGGTCGAGGCGATCGCAGACGAACGCGCGCTGCGAGGGGAGGTCGATCATGTCGGGTGA
- a CDS encoding YqaA family protein produces MSDTAAPPIRRGPMRRLYDWVIGWADRPGGERALAGLSFAESSFFPIPPDPLLLALCVGRPARALRFAAICTVASVLGGAAGYLIGWGAWSAVDTFFFDHVPGVTPEAFEHVKGLYDRYGFLAVFTAGLTPIPYKVFTLSSGAFGISPPVFLLASVLSRGLRFFVLAALIKRFGESIQAFINRYFTWLAWAFIVLLVAGFLAIEALR; encoded by the coding sequence TTGAGCGACACGGCGGCTCCACCCATCAGGCGCGGACCCATGCGGCGCCTATACGACTGGGTCATCGGCTGGGCCGATCGTCCCGGAGGCGAGCGGGCGCTCGCTGGGCTGTCGTTCGCCGAGTCGTCTTTCTTTCCGATCCCGCCCGATCCGCTCCTGCTGGCGCTCTGCGTGGGCAGGCCGGCGCGCGCGCTCAGGTTCGCCGCGATCTGCACCGTCGCGTCAGTTCTGGGCGGGGCCGCGGGTTACCTGATCGGCTGGGGCGCGTGGTCGGCGGTGGACACGTTCTTCTTCGACCACGTCCCGGGGGTCACGCCCGAGGCGTTCGAGCACGTGAAGGGGCTCTACGATCGCTACGGCTTCCTGGCCGTGTTCACCGCCGGGCTCACGCCCATCCCCTACAAGGTGTTCACGCTGTCGTCCGGAGCGTTCGGCATCAGCCCGCCCGTGTTCCTGCTCGCCAGCGTCCTCAGCCGGGGCCTCAGGTTCTTCGTGCTGGCCGCGCTGATCAAGCGCTTCGGGGAGTCGATTCAGGCCTTCATAAACCGCTACTTCACGTGGCTGGCGTGGGCGTTCATCGTGCTGCTGGTGGCTGGTTTCCTGGCGATCGAAGCGCTGCGCTGA
- a CDS encoding prolipoprotein diacylglyceryl transferase, with protein sequence MYPVLFEIGGFEVTSFGVMIFLSFLTGAWILSLQLERRGMDPEIAWEILAATAIAGVLGAKLYYMGLHWRDFAADPMGELLSRAGLVWYGGLIGGVLAFYWQAKKKGLPIATMFDGAAPALGLAYAVGRVGCFLVGDDYGLPTESGVGIAFPQGSPPSTAGYFRSLGVEVDAALPDNAVLAVHPTQLYEIGGGLIMFAILWQMSKRALRPGQLFGAFLVLYGIERFAVEFVRAKGDRFVFGLTTSQIASVVALGVGAWLWARRPSRPGATESSAAAAASSG encoded by the coding sequence ATGTACCCGGTTCTGTTCGAGATAGGAGGCTTCGAGGTCACCAGCTTCGGCGTGATGATCTTCCTGTCGTTCCTGACGGGCGCGTGGATCCTTTCGCTTCAGCTCGAGCGGCGCGGAATGGACCCGGAGATCGCGTGGGAAATCCTCGCCGCGACCGCGATCGCGGGCGTTCTGGGGGCCAAGCTCTACTACATGGGGTTGCACTGGCGCGACTTCGCCGCCGACCCCATGGGCGAGCTCCTCAGCCGCGCCGGGCTCGTCTGGTACGGCGGGCTGATAGGCGGCGTGCTGGCGTTCTACTGGCAGGCCAAGAAGAAGGGTCTGCCGATCGCCACCATGTTCGACGGCGCCGCGCCGGCGCTGGGTCTGGCCTACGCGGTGGGGCGCGTGGGGTGCTTCTTGGTGGGCGACGACTACGGCTTGCCCACCGAAAGCGGCGTCGGGATCGCCTTCCCGCAGGGCTCGCCGCCGAGCACGGCCGGCTACTTCCGCTCTCTGGGCGTCGAGGTGGATGCCGCCTTGCCCGACAACGCGGTGCTCGCTGTGCACCCGACGCAGTTGTACGAGATCGGAGGCGGACTGATCATGTTCGCGATCCTCTGGCAGATGTCCAAGCGCGCCCTGCGGCCCGGTCAGTTGTTCGGCGCCTTCCTGGTGCTCTACGGCATCGAGCGCTTCGCGGTGGAGTTCGTCCGGGCGAAGGGAGATCGCTTCGTGTTCGGTCTCACCACGTCCCAGATCGCCAGCGTCGTGGCTCTGGGAGTGGGGGCGTGGCTGTGGGCGCGCAGACCGTCCCGGCCGGGGGCGACGGAGTCGTCAGCGGCGGCCGCCGCTTCTTCCGGCTAG
- a CDS encoding TPM domain-containing protein: MAAAALVAAASGVSPASVRAQQIPAPVGFVNDFAGVIEPDDEARIGRLIDEVRSKSSGEIVVVTLRSLEGRAAEEVARSIGRDWGVGAQGEIGDRQRNTGAVVLVVPKETSPDGRGHFFVSLGTGTNAFITAAEVGRIRDRLAIPAFREQDYGQGIFLSVAALALEYAEAFDFEMTGEMPRLPADGGSNGDPDLRTIVLLVFIALVVVAIVATRGGGRGGGPGGRRGRRWPVVFMPVPMGGRHRGGWGGFGGSGGGGGGFGGFGGGGGFGGGGGGGSW, encoded by the coding sequence ATGGCCGCCGCAGCGCTGGTGGCCGCGGCGAGCGGCGTCTCGCCCGCATCCGTGCGTGCGCAGCAGATCCCAGCTCCGGTAGGCTTCGTCAACGACTTCGCGGGCGTGATCGAGCCGGACGACGAGGCCCGGATCGGGCGGCTGATCGACGAGGTGCGAAGCAAGTCGAGCGGCGAGATCGTGGTCGTCACGCTCCGTTCCCTCGAGGGGAGGGCGGCGGAGGAAGTCGCTCGCTCCATCGGCCGGGACTGGGGGGTCGGCGCCCAGGGCGAGATCGGTGACCGCCAGCGCAACACGGGCGCGGTGGTCCTGGTCGTACCCAAGGAGACATCCCCCGACGGCCGCGGGCACTTCTTCGTGTCGCTCGGCACCGGCACCAACGCGTTCATCACCGCCGCCGAGGTGGGCAGGATTCGCGATCGTCTCGCGATCCCCGCGTTCCGCGAACAGGACTACGGGCAGGGCATCTTCCTTTCCGTGGCGGCGTTGGCGCTAGAATACGCCGAGGCTTTCGACTTCGAGATGACGGGAGAGATGCCCCGCCTGCCGGCGGACGGAGGGTCGAACGGCGACCCCGACCTGCGCACGATAGTGTTGCTGGTCTTCATCGCCCTCGTCGTCGTCGCGATCGTGGCCACGCGAGGCGGCGGCCGAGGCGGAGGGCCCGGAGGCCGCCGCGGGCGGCGCTGGCCGGTGGTCTTCATGCCCGTCCCGATGGGCGGGCGACACCGCGGCGGCTGGGGCGGCTTCGGAGGCTCGGGCGGAGGCGGAGGCGGATTCGGGGGGTTTGGAGGCGGAGGTGGATTCGGCGGCGGCGGCGGCGGCGGAAGCTGGTAG
- a CDS encoding redoxin domain-containing protein, which yields MSWVRAALGALAAVPILALLLFGMGRDPRAIESPLPGRAAPAFELPRLDGTPTRGAAATADLPDLYSLGADSGDIVVVNFFASWCVACRNEHGPLGEAAEFYADSGVRFYGVAYQDRPEDALRWIRGMGGQVYPALLDPGSRTAIEYGLWGVPETFFVDRDGRVAYKHVGPVYRGLLTERIEALLAGETEVDGEAATSSPGWQRGAEAPGATPELGVP from the coding sequence GTGAGCTGGGTGCGCGCGGCGTTGGGGGCGCTGGCTGCCGTGCCTATCCTCGCGCTGTTGCTTTTCGGCATGGGGCGCGATCCGCGCGCCATCGAGTCACCTCTGCCGGGCCGCGCCGCGCCTGCGTTCGAGCTGCCGAGGCTGGATGGAACCCCCACGCGGGGAGCAGCGGCGACTGCGGATCTGCCCGACCTGTACTCCCTGGGCGCCGACAGCGGCGACATCGTCGTGGTCAACTTCTTCGCGTCTTGGTGTGTGGCGTGCCGCAACGAGCACGGGCCGCTGGGCGAAGCCGCCGAGTTCTACGCCGACAGCGGCGTGCGCTTTTACGGCGTCGCCTATCAGGACCGGCCGGAGGATGCCCTGCGCTGGATAAGGGGCATGGGCGGGCAGGTGTACCCGGCGTTGCTCGACCCCGGGTCCCGCACGGCCATCGAGTACGGCCTGTGGGGCGTCCCCGAGACCTTCTTCGTGGATCGCGACGGACGCGTCGCGTACAAGCACGTCGGTCCGGTGTACCGAGGGCTGCTGACCGAGCGGATCGAGGCGCTGCTGGCGGGGGAGACCGAAGTGGACGGCGAGGCGGCGACTTCCTCGCCGGGTTGGCAACGCGGCGCGGAGGCTCCAGGCGCCACGCCGGAGCTGGGCGTCCCGTGA
- a CDS encoding cytochrome c-type biogenesis protein has protein sequence MTRRSAAAGACLLVLAGFGPGPGGASAETGIDQAPANDSIVEARTRQIASGLRCVVCQGLSIEDSPAELAREMRAIVKEQVTAGRSSEEIEAYFVARYGEFVLLEPRAEGFNLLVYGLPMAAMALGALFVLRFVRRWSGEATESAD, from the coding sequence GTGACGCGCCGGTCCGCGGCGGCGGGCGCGTGCCTGCTGGTGCTCGCTGGCTTCGGCCCTGGCCCGGGCGGCGCCTCCGCCGAGACGGGCATCGACCAGGCGCCGGCCAACGACTCCATCGTCGAGGCGCGCACCCGCCAGATCGCCTCCGGGCTGCGCTGCGTGGTGTGCCAGGGTCTATCGATCGAGGACTCTCCCGCGGAGCTAGCACGCGAGATGCGGGCTATCGTCAAAGAGCAGGTGACCGCGGGCCGTTCGAGCGAGGAGATCGAGGCCTACTTCGTGGCCCGCTACGGCGAATTCGTACTGCTCGAGCCCAGGGCCGAGGGCTTCAACCTCCTGGTGTACGGACTGCCGATGGCGGCCATGGCGCTCGGCGCGCTGTTCGTGCTCCGGTTCGTGCGCCGGTGGAGCGGGGAAGCGACCGAATCGGCCGACTGA